A window of Marinobacter salarius contains these coding sequences:
- a CDS encoding PaaI family thioesterase: MSEDSLHIRGGQDLPGFHNLLGYRQVSWEENEAVIGLELQPCHLNLGGVIHGGVLTSLLDIAMAEAGTYCPYPGRVRKAITLSLTTTFTGQCSGGTIRVTGRRRAGGTRIFNSTGEVHDDKGNLLAIAEGTFRIRSGSEKPEGVPI; encoded by the coding sequence ATGAGTGAAGACAGCCTGCATATCCGTGGTGGCCAGGACCTGCCTGGATTTCACAACCTGCTGGGGTATCGCCAGGTGTCCTGGGAGGAGAACGAAGCGGTGATTGGCCTGGAGTTGCAGCCTTGTCACCTCAATCTGGGTGGTGTAATCCATGGCGGTGTGTTGACGTCCCTGCTGGATATCGCAATGGCAGAGGCCGGCACCTACTGCCCGTATCCCGGCCGGGTACGCAAGGCCATCACACTGTCGCTAACGACAACATTCACCGGGCAGTGTTCCGGTGGGACTATCCGGGTCACCGGCCGCAGACGGGCGGGCGGCACCCGGATTTTCAACAGCACCGGAGAGGTTCACGACGACAAGGGTAACCTCCTGGCCATAGCCGAAGGCACCTTCCGCATTCGCTCCGGGAGTGAGAAACCGGAAGGCGTGCCAATCTGA
- a CDS encoding SDR family NAD(P)-dependent oxidoreductase: MGRFDKRVAIVTGAGSGIGRATAVRLAREGAQVVMMDMSEAGLLDTEGLMPEGAETLRRIGDVADEEQVSALVDETVSTFGRIDVLCNVAGIASTSGGHPDIAGNDRGEWEQVLAVNLIGTMLFIKHVAPHMQARKLGSIVNTASVAGIRSGAGGNAYSASKAGVINLTMTAACDLGDDNVRVNAVCPGLVETGMTQAVFDYARANEKAHKLGSRCELRRYGAPEEIAAAILFLASDDASYITGQSLPVNGGNTASLNLPGMKV; encoded by the coding sequence ATGGGGCGTTTCGACAAGCGGGTAGCCATCGTCACCGGGGCCGGCAGTGGTATCGGCAGGGCCACGGCGGTTCGCCTGGCGCGGGAGGGCGCGCAGGTGGTGATGATGGATATGTCCGAAGCGGGCCTGCTGGATACCGAGGGTCTGATGCCCGAGGGAGCGGAAACCCTGCGTCGCATTGGAGACGTGGCTGATGAAGAGCAGGTCAGCGCACTGGTGGACGAAACTGTCTCGACCTTCGGACGCATTGACGTGCTGTGCAACGTTGCCGGCATCGCCAGCACCAGTGGTGGTCACCCCGATATTGCCGGCAACGACCGGGGTGAATGGGAACAAGTGTTGGCGGTGAACCTGATCGGCACCATGCTGTTCATAAAGCATGTTGCGCCCCACATGCAGGCCCGCAAACTGGGCTCGATTGTGAATACTGCCTCGGTGGCGGGCATTCGCTCCGGTGCCGGTGGTAATGCTTACAGCGCGTCCAAGGCCGGTGTCATCAACCTTACCATGACCGCTGCCTGCGATCTCGGTGACGACAACGTGCGCGTGAATGCGGTGTGTCCGGGGCTGGTGGAAACCGGCATGACCCAGGCGGTTTTTGACTATGCCCGCGCCAACGAGAAAGCCCATAAACTGGGATCACGGTGTGAATTGCGGCGCTATGGTGCGCCGGAAGAAATTGCCGCCGCCATCCTGTTCCTGGCCAGTGATGACGCTAGTTACATCACGGGTCAGTCTCTGCCCGTAAACGGTGGTAATACCGCCTCTCTTAACCTGCCTGGAATGAAAGTGTAA
- a CDS encoding class I adenylate-forming enzyme family protein, with protein sequence MKNTQHMPVYAPTDPDESMEAIGQRIQHLALERPDHIALIDGETPLSWQALVRQANRIANRLRSAGLKRGDAVAGLSENSTHYVALYLGTLVAGGCMVPLSGMASGSSLALMLNDCRARFLFVSKKNIELFEGIADKLDTLGHDQCIGLDGHGPGICQDLESWLGEIGSEARPVPVTLDDPFNIIYSSGTTGTPKGILHDYRFRQRQMVRMSRFGLDGDAINLVSTPMYSNTTLVSVLPTLFYGGTLVLMAKFDARRFLEMAERYRVTHAMLVPVQYQRILADPEFDRFDLSAFQLKLCTSAPLRANVIREAMERWPGNIREVYGLTEGGISTSLDCVAHPDKWDSVGKPTEGAEVRVIDEEGNELPQGETGEIVGRAISMMRGYINREEQTQTMLWTSPEGLAFYRSGDMGRVDEEGFVYILDRRKDMIISGGFNIYAVDLETVLLAHPAVADVAVIGIPSEQWGETPLGLVVRKPGCTETEAEILEWANDRLGKAQRLAAIECRPDLPRSTIGKVLKRELRAPYWP encoded by the coding sequence ATGAAAAACACGCAGCACATGCCCGTCTACGCCCCCACCGATCCTGACGAGTCCATGGAGGCCATTGGCCAACGCATCCAACACCTCGCCCTAGAACGTCCGGACCATATCGCACTCATTGATGGTGAGACCCCACTCAGCTGGCAGGCGCTTGTCAGGCAAGCCAACCGCATTGCCAACCGGCTGCGATCTGCTGGCCTGAAACGGGGTGATGCCGTAGCGGGATTGTCAGAAAACAGCACCCACTATGTTGCTCTGTATCTGGGGACGCTGGTGGCCGGCGGTTGCATGGTGCCGCTCTCGGGCATGGCGAGTGGCAGCAGCCTGGCACTGATGCTGAACGATTGCAGAGCCCGCTTCCTGTTTGTTTCCAAGAAGAACATCGAGCTGTTTGAAGGCATTGCCGACAAGCTCGATACGCTCGGGCACGATCAATGTATAGGGCTCGACGGTCACGGCCCGGGGATATGTCAGGATCTTGAGTCCTGGCTGGGTGAAATTGGCTCGGAGGCCCGCCCGGTACCCGTCACCCTGGATGATCCGTTCAATATCATTTACAGCTCCGGCACCACCGGCACCCCCAAGGGCATTCTTCACGATTACCGTTTCCGCCAGCGCCAGATGGTCCGAATGAGCCGCTTTGGGCTCGATGGCGACGCCATTAACCTGGTGTCCACGCCGATGTACTCCAACACCACGCTGGTATCTGTACTGCCAACCCTGTTCTACGGCGGCACCCTGGTGCTGATGGCAAAGTTTGATGCCCGGCGGTTCCTGGAAATGGCTGAACGCTATCGCGTGACCCACGCCATGCTGGTGCCGGTCCAGTACCAGCGCATTCTCGCCGATCCCGAATTCGATCGCTTCGACCTGTCTGCATTCCAGCTCAAGCTATGCACCAGCGCTCCCCTGAGGGCGAACGTCATCCGGGAAGCTATGGAACGCTGGCCTGGCAACATCCGCGAGGTGTATGGCCTGACGGAAGGCGGCATATCCACCAGCCTGGACTGCGTGGCCCACCCGGACAAATGGGACTCCGTGGGAAAACCCACCGAAGGCGCGGAAGTTCGGGTAATTGATGAGGAGGGCAACGAGCTGCCCCAGGGCGAGACCGGGGAGATCGTGGGCCGCGCCATTTCCATGATGCGGGGTTATATCAACCGCGAGGAACAAACCCAGACTATGCTCTGGACCAGCCCCGAGGGCCTGGCCTTCTATCGCAGCGGTGATATGGGCCGAGTCGACGAAGAAGGTTTCGTGTATATCCTGGACCGCCGTAAGGACATGATCATCTCCGGCGGCTTCAACATCTACGCCGTGGATCTCGAAACGGTACTGCTGGCCCATCCCGCCGTCGCCGATGTAGCGGTGATTGGCATTCCCAGCGAGCAATGGGGCGAAACCCCGCTGGGGCTGGTGGTGCGCAAACCCGGCTGCACAGAGACTGAAGCTGAGATCCTCGAGTGGGCCAATGACCGACTGGGCAAAGCCCAGCGCCTGGCCGCCATTGAGTGTCGCCCGGATCTGCCCCGATCTACCATTGGCAAGGTGTTGAAGCGTGAGTTGCGGGCGCCTTACTGGCCCTGA
- a CDS encoding enoyl-CoA hydratase/isomerase family protein: MIITQNQPGVAHLVISRTDKKNALTRDMYRALSEGVSKAAADASVHAIVLSGDGGVFTAGNDLDDFRARATDENPKPSAALAFIEALMDCDTPIIAAVEGLAIGIGTTLLLHCDSVIAGRSARFKTAFVDLGLVPEAASTVTMPLHLGSRRTADLLLMGDTLDGEEARECGLVSHVVDDGLAVDEALAQAGALAAKPREALRATKRLIKAPWREAVSEALERERAVFSDRLRSEDCRAALARMGKG; encoded by the coding sequence GTGATCATCACCCAAAACCAGCCAGGTGTGGCCCATCTGGTGATCAGCAGGACGGACAAGAAAAATGCATTGACTCGCGATATGTACCGGGCGCTGTCCGAAGGCGTGAGCAAAGCAGCGGCAGATGCCAGCGTGCATGCCATCGTGCTCAGCGGTGACGGTGGTGTGTTTACCGCCGGCAATGATCTCGATGATTTCCGCGCCCGCGCCACGGATGAAAATCCCAAGCCCTCTGCGGCTCTGGCCTTCATCGAAGCCCTGATGGATTGCGATACGCCCATCATTGCTGCGGTGGAAGGACTTGCCATCGGGATCGGCACTACCCTGTTGTTGCATTGTGACTCCGTCATCGCTGGCCGCTCCGCGCGTTTCAAAACCGCCTTTGTGGATCTGGGGCTGGTGCCGGAGGCGGCTTCTACCGTGACCATGCCGTTGCATCTGGGTTCCCGGCGTACCGCGGATCTGCTGCTGATGGGTGACACCCTTGACGGCGAGGAAGCCAGGGAATGTGGACTGGTCAGTCATGTGGTTGATGATGGGCTGGCAGTGGATGAGGCATTGGCACAGGCTGGCGCCCTCGCGGCTAAACCCCGGGAAGCCCTGCGGGCCACCAAGCGCCTCATCAAGGCGCCCTGGCGGGAAGCGGTGAGCGAGGCCCTTGAAAGGGAGCGCGCCGTGTTTTCCGACAGACTACGGTCTGAGGACTGCCGGGCGGCCCTTGCGCGAATGGGTAAGGGCTAG
- the dctP gene encoding TRAP transporter substrate-binding protein DctP, producing the protein MKILTTARKTLITYGSALTLGLTAALASAPAAAAEESFTWKVQSHWPGSSSSYEDSLVRLKTILEERTDGRLELELYEAGSLFKAKEIFNAVSRGILEMGTISPAYAQDKITLAGIASGLPFAFRNVWEAAYFHQGLGFEQMLRDEAAKHNVYWATDKVYPTEMVVKQPINSWDDFTKLKIRSSGALQSFLTDAGAAASYIPGSELYSALDSGIVDGAHWGASQGAFSMGLYEVAKYHVQPALNIAGTDVIIVSQKALNKLPEDMQNIVKQALEEQFWFRTNEYQYKERITLAKAISEHNVQVNTLPEDVQNRLTQTAQTLWDEEGKRSDNAQKALDMLKDYLSELGYL; encoded by the coding sequence ATGAAGATACTAACCACCGCCAGAAAAACCCTGATCACATACGGTTCTGCCCTGACCCTGGGCCTGACCGCCGCACTGGCCAGCGCTCCGGCAGCTGCCGCTGAAGAAAGCTTTACCTGGAAGGTCCAATCCCATTGGCCTGGCTCCAGCAGTTCCTATGAAGACAGCCTGGTTCGACTCAAGACCATTCTTGAAGAGCGCACCGATGGCCGTCTGGAGCTGGAACTTTACGAAGCAGGCTCGCTGTTTAAAGCCAAGGAAATCTTCAACGCTGTCAGCCGGGGCATCCTGGAAATGGGCACCATCTCTCCGGCTTATGCCCAGGACAAGATCACCCTCGCGGGCATTGCCTCGGGCCTGCCGTTTGCCTTCCGCAATGTCTGGGAAGCCGCCTATTTCCACCAGGGCCTCGGTTTCGAACAGATGCTTCGCGATGAAGCTGCCAAGCACAATGTCTATTGGGCGACTGACAAGGTCTACCCCACCGAGATGGTGGTCAAGCAACCCATTAACAGCTGGGATGACTTCACCAAGCTGAAAATCCGCTCCTCCGGTGCGCTACAGAGCTTTCTGACCGACGCTGGTGCCGCCGCATCCTACATCCCGGGCAGTGAACTTTACTCCGCCCTGGACTCCGGCATTGTTGACGGTGCCCATTGGGGGGCCTCCCAGGGCGCATTCAGCATGGGCCTGTATGAAGTGGCCAAATACCACGTACAGCCAGCACTGAACATTGCCGGCACCGACGTCATCATTGTCAGCCAGAAAGCGTTGAACAAGCTGCCCGAGGATATGCAGAACATCGTCAAGCAGGCCCTTGAGGAGCAATTCTGGTTCCGTACCAATGAGTATCAGTACAAGGAACGCATCACGCTGGCCAAGGCCATCAGCGAACACAATGTTCAGGTCAACACCTTGCCGGAGGACGTTCAGAACCGTCTGACCCAGACCGCACAGACGTTGTGGGATGAGGAAGGCAAGCGCAGCGACAACGCCCAGAAGGCGCTGGACATGCTGAAAGACTATCTGTCAGAGCTGGGCTATCTGTAA
- a CDS encoding TRAP transporter small permease subunit, with protein sequence MGVLSAFMRGVTRLNDVIGRGIALIVFAMFAFLIMEVAFRYLFNSPTVWTNELTQMLFGIYAVMSGGYIMAHRGHVNVDLLHSHLPPRGRAVLDILTSTIFFIFTLALLYFGYDMASESIASWETSYSAWNPPIWPVKAAIPLGTGLLVLQGIVKLLEDIAVAFNLSYYTPESQDDAKGEPL encoded by the coding sequence ATGGGTGTGTTGAGCGCATTCATGAGAGGGGTTACCCGTCTCAATGATGTCATCGGGCGCGGGATAGCGCTGATCGTTTTTGCCATGTTCGCATTCCTGATCATGGAGGTGGCGTTTCGCTATCTGTTCAACTCGCCCACGGTATGGACCAACGAACTGACCCAGATGCTGTTTGGCATCTACGCTGTCATGTCCGGGGGTTACATCATGGCTCACCGTGGCCATGTGAACGTTGATCTGCTGCACTCACACCTTCCGCCCCGCGGTCGGGCCGTGCTCGACATTCTGACTTCAACAATATTCTTTATATTCACCCTGGCCCTGCTGTACTTCGGCTACGACATGGCTAGCGAGTCCATTGCCAGCTGGGAAACGTCCTATTCCGCCTGGAACCCGCCTATCTGGCCGGTGAAAGCCGCCATTCCGCTGGGTACAGGCCTATTGGTTCTGCAAGGCATCGTCAAGTTACTGGAAGATATCGCAGTGGCCTTCAACCTCAGTTACTACACCCCCGAATCCCAGGACGACGCTAAAGGAGAGCCATTGTGA
- a CDS encoding TRAP transporter large permease subunit has protein sequence MSIEILTLLFFGSLLFFLLLGLPLAFVLGGVSVVFLYFTWGFDSFYMVSSQIWGTMESFTLVAIPLFVFMAMILERTGVAKDLYRMMHLWCGGLRGGLAIGTLGICAVFAAMVGISGAAVVAMGTIALPSMLERGYDKKMALGVINTGGGWGILIPPSILMILYALITGVSVGKMFAAGIMPGILLMVLTAIYILVRCHLQPELAPALPQEERGTWPEKLRALRAVLLPIGVVIMVLGSIIGGITTPTEAAAMGVLGALISAAVYRQFKWSILQEAAIRTFKLTGMIMWILFAAHAFSAAYQSMGAQDLIEGLMNMIPGGPWGIIVAMMVIVFLLAMVLDPVGIMLITLPVFMPIVESLGFDPIWFGILFVINMEIGYMTPPFGFNLFYLKGVVPPSITMKDIYSSIIPFVIVEIVGLGLIMIFPQIATYLPDLLF, from the coding sequence GTGAGCATTGAAATCCTCACGTTGCTGTTCTTCGGCTCCCTGCTGTTTTTCCTGCTTCTCGGCCTGCCACTGGCTTTTGTGCTGGGCGGCGTATCCGTTGTCTTCCTCTACTTCACCTGGGGATTCGACTCCTTCTATATGGTGTCCTCGCAGATCTGGGGCACCATGGAAAGCTTTACCCTGGTGGCGATCCCCCTGTTCGTCTTCATGGCGATGATTCTGGAGCGAACCGGGGTTGCCAAAGACTTGTACCGCATGATGCATCTTTGGTGCGGTGGCCTGAGGGGTGGCCTCGCCATTGGCACCCTTGGTATTTGCGCCGTTTTTGCAGCTATGGTTGGCATCAGTGGCGCAGCGGTCGTCGCCATGGGCACCATCGCACTGCCGTCGATGCTTGAGCGGGGCTACGACAAGAAGATGGCCCTGGGTGTGATCAACACTGGCGGGGGCTGGGGCATACTGATTCCTCCCAGCATTCTAATGATCCTCTATGCCCTGATTACCGGTGTGTCGGTAGGCAAAATGTTCGCTGCCGGCATCATGCCCGGTATTCTGCTGATGGTACTGACCGCCATCTACATCCTGGTGCGCTGCCACCTGCAGCCCGAACTGGCCCCCGCGCTGCCCCAGGAAGAGCGTGGCACCTGGCCGGAGAAGTTGCGCGCCCTGCGGGCGGTACTGCTGCCCATCGGTGTTGTGATCATGGTTCTGGGCTCCATCATTGGCGGCATTACCACGCCAACCGAAGCCGCCGCCATGGGCGTGCTCGGCGCCCTGATATCCGCTGCGGTGTACCGTCAGTTCAAGTGGAGCATCCTGCAGGAAGCGGCGATCCGCACCTTCAAGCTCACCGGTATGATCATGTGGATCCTGTTCGCAGCCCACGCCTTCAGTGCTGCCTATCAGAGCATGGGGGCCCAGGATCTGATCGAGGGGCTGATGAATATGATTCCCGGCGGCCCCTGGGGCATCATCGTCGCCATGATGGTGATCGTGTTCCTGCTGGCCATGGTGCTGGACCCGGTCGGCATCATGTTGATCACCCTGCCGGTATTCATGCCCATCGTTGAGTCCCTGGGATTTGACCCGATATGGTTCGGCATCCTGTTCGTGATCAATATGGAAATCGGCTACATGACGCCACCTTTCGGTTTCAATCTGTTCTATCTGAAAGGGGTCGTGCCACCGAGCATCACCATGAAGGATATCTACTCATCAATCATTCCCTTTGTGATTGTTGAAATTGTGGGGCTGGGGTTGATCATGATCTTCCCGCAAATTGCCACCTATCTGCCGGATCTGCTGTTCTGA
- the ltrA gene encoding group II intron reverse transcriptase/maturase, translating to MKTEATRMGQGIQEGAGRYPAETEVRVEADAGAHSWTNAEPNTLMEQVLERPNLMRAYQRVVSNKGAAGVDQMPVMALKGHLQQHWPTLRERLLAGDYHPQPVRRVSIPKPQGGERTLGIPTVQDRLIQQALHQVLSPTLEPTFSDHSYGFRPGRSAHQAVKAMQQHINDGHRWVVDLDLAQFFDRVNHDVLMSLLACRIADRRILTLIRRYLQAGMLEGGLVSPRREGTPQGGPLSPLLSNVLLTELDRELERRGHRFCRYADDCNIYVSSKRSGERVMASITHFLETRLRLKVNTVKSAVDRPWRRSFLGYSVSWHKRQVRLRVAPKSLKAFMAKLRPLLKRSRGQSLTTTIRNLNPVLRGWANYYRLTASKRSVEALDGWIRRRLRLILWQQWKRTRTRARNLVRLGLTEIRAWRSATNGRGPWWNSGATHMNAALPKRVFDRLSLVSLLDTMTRLQSRP from the coding sequence ATGAAGACAGAAGCGACCCGGATGGGGCAGGGCATTCAGGAAGGCGCTGGACGGTATCCGGCAGAGACTGAAGTCCGTGTCGAGGCAGACGCGGGGGCTCACTCGTGGACGAACGCGGAGCCGAACACGCTGATGGAACAGGTGCTTGAGCGCCCGAACCTGATGCGTGCGTATCAGCGGGTGGTATCCAATAAGGGTGCCGCCGGTGTCGATCAGATGCCGGTGATGGCCCTGAAGGGCCACCTGCAACAGCATTGGCCAACGCTGCGCGAGCGGCTGTTGGCCGGAGACTACCATCCTCAACCGGTCCGCCGGGTCAGTATCCCCAAGCCGCAAGGCGGGGAGCGGACACTGGGTATCCCAACGGTGCAGGACCGCCTGATCCAACAAGCCCTTCACCAGGTGCTGAGCCCGACGCTGGAACCGACCTTCTCGGATCACAGCTATGGGTTCCGCCCCGGTCGAAGTGCCCACCAGGCGGTCAAGGCGATGCAGCAACACATCAACGACGGCCACCGCTGGGTGGTCGATCTGGATCTGGCCCAGTTCTTTGACCGGGTCAACCACGATGTGCTGATGAGCCTGCTGGCTTGTCGCATAGCCGACCGGCGGATACTCACCCTGATCCGGCGTTACCTGCAAGCCGGCATGCTCGAAGGAGGACTGGTCAGCCCGAGACGGGAAGGCACGCCGCAAGGCGGCCCCCTGTCGCCCTTGCTCTCTAACGTGCTCCTGACCGAACTGGATCGGGAGCTGGAGCGGCGGGGACACCGGTTCTGCCGCTATGCGGACGACTGCAACATTTACGTCAGCAGCAAAAGATCCGGCGAACGGGTGATGGCCAGTATTACCCACTTCCTGGAAACGCGCTTGCGCCTGAAGGTGAATACGGTGAAAAGCGCCGTGGACCGCCCCTGGCGTCGGAGCTTTCTGGGTTACAGCGTGAGCTGGCATAAACGTCAGGTCCGGTTGAGAGTCGCGCCCAAAAGCCTGAAGGCCTTCATGGCCAAGCTTCGCCCCCTGCTGAAACGGTCACGGGGACAGTCGTTGACGACCACCATCCGGAACCTGAACCCGGTGCTGAGAGGCTGGGCAAATTACTATCGCCTGACCGCCTCGAAGCGTTCGGTCGAAGCCCTGGATGGCTGGATAAGACGGCGGCTTCGCCTGATCCTGTGGCAGCAGTGGAAGCGGACCCGCACGCGGGCCCGCAACCTGGTACGGCTAGGCTTGACTGAGATAAGGGCTTGGAGGAGCGCGACCAATGGTCGTGGACCCTGGTGGAACAGTGGCGCGACTCATATGAACGCGGCCCTGCCTAAGAGGGTATTCGACCGTCTGTCTCTGGTAAGCTTGCTGGATACGATGACTCGGCTTCAGAGCCGACCATGA